The Thermodesulfobacteriota bacterium genome window below encodes:
- a CDS encoding TetR/AcrR family transcriptional regulator — protein sequence MGIKERKEREKERRRQQIIVAAKRIFSAKGFNKATMEDIAEEAEISPGTIYIYFKNKDELYASLSIRILQHLNIRLEHVKNQKNVNDEQRIASLKDALYDIYDFDPLILINLFHLQSSESLKNLSDGLLSEIKRLSQSSLKIMSDIFSSGISTGVFIKTNPNALADIVWALFSGVILWEESKKIIDNKKDFIKPTLDIAFDIFRQGITK from the coding sequence ATGGGTATAAAGGAAAGAAAGGAACGCGAAAAAGAAAGAAGGCGACAACAGATCATTGTTGCTGCCAAAAGGATCTTTTCTGCCAAAGGATTTAATAAAGCAACGATGGAGGATATTGCAGAAGAAGCCGAAATAAGTCCCGGGACAATATATATCTATTTTAAAAACAAAGACGAACTCTATGCCTCCCTATCCATAAGAATACTCCAACATCTTAATATCAGACTCGAACATGTTAAAAATCAAAAAAATGTCAATGATGAACAACGAATCGCATCATTAAAGGATGCATTATACGATATTTATGATTTTGACCCCTTAATTCTTATTAACCTGTTTCATCTTCAATCAAGCGAATCGCTAAAAAACTTATCTGACGGACTGCTGTCAGAAATTAAAAGGCTGTCGCAGAGTTCTCTCAAAATTATGTCGGATATTTTTTCCTCGGGAATAAGCACCGGTGTTTTTATTAAAACAAATCCCAATGCACTTGCCGATATTGTTTGGGCGTTGTTTTCCGGGGTGATTCTCTGGGAGGAAAGCAAAAAGATTATTGATAATAAAAAAGATTTTATTAAACCAACTTTAGATATTGCATTTGATATCTTCAGACAGGGAATAACCAAATAA
- a CDS encoding ParB N-terminal domain-containing protein produces the protein MNFREDFVCQSLLNLVSIDLTSIDFADDTFRITTATRTEDLMLSIQQVGLLNPPILRKKNSGFQIISGFRRISACQNLGMCQLPARVVDADMEKLQCVKLAIVENLLQRPLNLIEQSRSFYMLSEFYQDNQDLARASSELGLPDNPSMINKVIKICQFPRDIQNGVLSNTLSLSMALELETLEKKEGSALAILFEKLKMSLNKQREILTHIKEIAIRENISIISLLTQSLLREIADDKDLDRSQKINKIRQYLQQRRFPELTKAEKERDIKINQLQIGSHMKLIPPKNFEASTYWLNLRFSSLEQLRENKASLKKIIQNPMLKDILE, from the coding sequence ATGAATTTTAGGGAAGATTTTGTTTGTCAATCCTTACTCAATTTGGTCTCGATAGATTTGACCTCAATAGATTTTGCGGATGATACCTTTCGTATTACCACGGCCACACGGACAGAAGACCTGATGCTTTCTATCCAACAGGTGGGGCTTTTAAACCCACCCATCTTGAGGAAAAAAAATTCCGGTTTTCAAATTATAAGTGGTTTCAGAAGGATTTCTGCCTGTCAAAATCTTGGGATGTGCCAACTGCCTGCAAGGGTGGTGGATGCTGACATGGAAAAACTTCAATGTGTGAAGTTGGCCATAGTCGAAAATTTGCTTCAACGGCCTTTAAACCTGATTGAACAGTCCAGATCATTTTATATGCTATCGGAATTTTACCAGGATAACCAAGATCTTGCCAGGGCTTCATCAGAATTAGGTTTGCCGGATAATCCGTCTATGATTAATAAGGTTATAAAGATTTGCCAATTTCCCCGGGATATTCAAAACGGTGTGCTTTCCAACACGCTTTCTCTTTCCATGGCTTTAGAACTGGAAACGCTGGAAAAGAAGGAAGGGTCAGCTTTGGCAATTTTATTTGAAAAGCTAAAAATGAGTCTTAACAAACAAAGGGAGATACTTACTCATATCAAAGAAATTGCCATTAGGGAAAATATTTCAATTATCAGCTTGCTGACCCAGAGTCTGCTGCGGGAAATAGCGGATGATAAGGATCTGGATAGAAGCCAAAAGATAAATAAAATCAGACAGTATTTACAACAGCGCCGTTTCCCTGAACTTACCAAAGCTGAAAAAGAGCGTGACATAAAAATCAACCAGCTACAAATTGGCAGTCATATGAAACTGATTCCGCCAAAAAATTTTGAGGCTTCGACCTATTGGCTAAATCTTCGGTTTTCCAGCCTGGAGCAATTGCGAGAAAACAAGGCATCCCTGAAAAAAATCATTCAAAACCCCATGCTTAAAGATATCCTGGAGTGA
- a CDS encoding phosphoribosylaminoimidazolesuccinocarboxamide synthase — protein MKTNVIKTDFPGLKIFKRGKVRDVYDLGDTLLMVATDRISAFDVVMPDPIPDKGKILTQISLFWFDLMKSLIENHIVSTHTDDYPEECKKHADVLEGRSMLVKKTKPLPVECVVRGYISGSGWKSYQESGRVCGIKLPEGLSESEKLPETIFTPSTKEEVGIHDVNIDFAETVQLIGKDAAEKVKALSYEIYTKGAEIAEPKGIIIADTKFEFGLLQDEIILIDEVLTPDSSRFWPKESYRLGGSQQSFDKQYLRDYLLSINWDQKPPAPPLPEEVIENTRNKYIDALNKLTGRNNEF, from the coding sequence TAAAACAGATTTTCCCGGTTTAAAGATTTTTAAAAGGGGAAAGGTTAGAGATGTTTATGACCTGGGAGATACTTTGCTAATGGTCGCTACTGATAGAATTTCCGCCTTTGATGTGGTTATGCCGGATCCAATACCCGATAAAGGAAAAATCCTGACCCAAATTTCACTTTTCTGGTTTGATTTAATGAAGTCGCTTATAGAAAATCATATTGTTTCTACCCATACAGACGACTATCCCGAAGAATGCAAAAAGCATGCGGATGTGCTTGAAGGGAGAAGCATGCTGGTTAAAAAAACCAAACCGCTTCCTGTTGAATGTGTGGTGCGAGGATATATTTCAGGGTCAGGATGGAAATCCTACCAGGAGTCAGGCCGGGTATGCGGCATTAAATTGCCCGAAGGCCTTAGCGAATCGGAAAAGCTGCCGGAAACAATTTTTACCCCGTCCACAAAAGAAGAGGTGGGTATCCATGATGTGAATATCGATTTTGCCGAAACCGTTCAATTAATAGGAAAAGATGCCGCAGAAAAGGTTAAAGCGCTTAGTTATGAAATATATACCAAAGGAGCTGAAATTGCCGAACCAAAGGGGATAATCATTGCGGATACGAAGTTTGAATTCGGACTCTTGCAGGATGAGATTATCCTTATTGACGAAGTGTTAACCCCTGATTCTTCAAGGTTCTGGCCAAAAGAAAGCTACCGACTCGGTGGATCTCAACAAAGCTTCGACAAGCAGTATCTAAGAGATTATTTGCTTTCCATAAACTGGGACCAAAAGCCTCCTGCCCCTCCGCTTCCTGAAGAAGTGATAGAAAATACCCGCAACAAATACATTGACGCATTAAACAAACTGACCGGCAGAAATAATGAATTTTAG